A genomic segment from Limibacillus halophilus encodes:
- a CDS encoding M20 aminoacylase family protein, with protein sequence MPIKPEIAALKDDMRTWRRDLHRHPETAFEEFRTADIVAEKLESWGIEVDRGMATTGVVGTLRGKGGGNRAIGLRADMDALDMTEKNDFDHRSTIPGKMHGCGHDGHTAMLLGAASYLSKSREFDGLVHFIFQPAEENEGGGRVMVEEGLFHKFPVEGVYGLHNTPGIPVGQVGLRSGPAMAAFDVFEITINAKGAHGAMPHTGNDAIVIASQIVTALQSIVSRRTNPLDSAVVSVTQIHAGDTWNVLPENAVIRGTARSFRPEVHDMLEREIETIGRGICTAFGATLDFRYERRYPALVNSEQESLLAAAVAAKVVGKENVNANAAPKMGSEDFAYMLQESPGCYIWLGNGSEGELGGCAIHNPYYDFNDEIAVLGASYWAELVETALPMKG encoded by the coding sequence ATGCCCATCAAGCCAGAGATTGCCGCGCTGAAAGACGATATGAGGACTTGGCGGCGCGACCTGCACCGCCACCCGGAGACCGCGTTCGAGGAATTCCGCACTGCGGATATCGTCGCGGAGAAGCTGGAATCCTGGGGCATTGAAGTGGATCGGGGTATGGCGACGACCGGCGTTGTCGGAACCCTGAGGGGCAAGGGCGGCGGCAATCGGGCCATCGGCTTGCGCGCTGATATGGATGCGCTGGACATGACCGAGAAGAACGACTTCGATCATCGCTCCACCATTCCCGGCAAGATGCACGGCTGCGGTCACGACGGCCATACGGCGATGTTGCTGGGCGCTGCCAGTTATCTATCGAAATCCCGTGAATTCGATGGCCTCGTTCATTTCATCTTCCAGCCAGCCGAAGAGAACGAGGGTGGCGGTCGCGTCATGGTGGAGGAGGGACTGTTCCATAAATTCCCGGTCGAGGGGGTCTATGGGCTGCACAACACGCCGGGCATTCCTGTCGGGCAGGTGGGATTGCGCAGCGGCCCGGCCATGGCCGCATTCGATGTATTCGAGATCACCATCAATGCCAAGGGCGCACACGGCGCCATGCCGCACACGGGCAACGACGCCATCGTGATCGCCAGTCAGATTGTGACGGCTTTGCAAAGCATCGTCAGCCGCCGCACCAACCCGCTCGATTCCGCCGTGGTCAGCGTGACTCAAATCCATGCGGGCGATACCTGGAACGTGCTGCCGGAGAACGCGGTCATCCGGGGCACGGCGCGCTCCTTCAGGCCAGAGGTCCACGACATGCTGGAACGCGAGATCGAGACCATCGGGCGCGGCATCTGCACGGCATTCGGCGCGACGCTGGATTTCCGCTATGAACGCCGTTACCCGGCGCTCGTCAACAGCGAGCAGGAAAGCCTGCTGGCCGCAGCCGTGGCCGCCAAGGTGGTGGGCAAGGAAAACGTCAATGCGAATGCTGCACCCAAGATGGGCTCCGAGGATTTTGCCTACATGCTTCAGGAAAGCCCGGGCTGTTATATCTGGCTCGGTAACGGCTCGGAAGGCGAGCTTGGCGGCTGTGCCATCCACAACCCCTATTACGATTTCAACGACGAGATCGCCGTCCTTGGCGCCAGCTATTGGGCCGAACTGGTCGAAACCGCCCTACCGATGAAGGGGTGA
- a CDS encoding universal stress protein yields the protein MAFRNLLVQVDGGKAAKNRVQAAVDLANSSGAHLTGLVALGEPAMPTYLRSQIPKSALQAQAAYLTEVEGRAVELFKAAADAGGVSYEIRRLRKAEAELASGISLHARYSDLVILGQQDDDDAASLDNSVAEEVLVTCGRPVLMIPYIGAPAGFGKRVMIAWNGGREATRAVNDALPMLKMAEQVVVVAVNPGRGVHGDEPGADIGLHLARHGVKVEVQHLEAAELGVSSAILSRLSDRGSDLLVMGGYGHSRLRELVLGGVTREVLKHMTVPVLMSH from the coding sequence ATGGCCTTTAGAAATCTTTTGGTACAGGTCGATGGCGGCAAGGCCGCCAAGAATCGCGTGCAAGCGGCCGTCGATCTGGCGAATAGCTCGGGCGCGCACCTAACGGGACTGGTCGCGCTGGGCGAGCCGGCTATGCCAACCTATCTGCGCAGCCAAATACCGAAATCCGCACTGCAGGCGCAAGCCGCCTATCTAACCGAGGTCGAAGGACGGGCGGTCGAGCTGTTTAAAGCTGCGGCCGACGCGGGCGGTGTTAGCTACGAAATTCGGCGTCTGCGCAAGGCCGAAGCAGAGTTGGCGTCGGGAATTTCGTTGCACGCTCGCTACAGTGATCTTGTCATACTGGGGCAGCAAGACGATGACGACGCGGCGTCGCTCGACAACAGTGTCGCAGAGGAGGTGCTTGTCACCTGCGGAAGGCCCGTGCTGATGATTCCCTACATTGGCGCGCCCGCGGGTTTCGGGAAGCGTGTAATGATCGCCTGGAACGGCGGGCGCGAGGCCACTCGCGCCGTCAACGACGCCCTGCCAATGCTGAAGATGGCCGAGCAGGTCGTCGTTGTGGCGGTCAACCCTGGCCGCGGTGTGCATGGTGATGAACCGGGCGCGGATATCGGGCTCCACCTTGCTCGCCATGGCGTGAAGGTCGAGGTCCAGCATTTGGAGGCCGCGGAGCTTGGGGTTTCTTCCGCCATCCTCTCGCGCTTGAGCGATCGCGGCAGCGATCTGCTTGTCATGGGCGGCTATGGCCATTCGCGGTTGCGCGAACTGGTGCTGGGCGGCGTCACTCGCGAAGTTCTTAAGCACATGACGGTGCCGGTGCTGATGTCGCACTGA